Proteins encoded together in one Candidatus Angelobacter sp. window:
- the rplJ gene encoding 50S ribosomal protein L10, with translation MTRKKKKEFIESLETILSEKKSIYIVDISGLNAKEVFHLRKSLLEAQVKIQLVKNTLLKKALKKNFNPFYNLLKGGTALISAEPGNKTIRIMKNFRTQLLLKGAYVEESFYIGDENFEVLANIKSREELLKEALNLLQTPLKSLLSIIQSGVSSILHFLAHLV, from the coding sequence ATGACAAGAAAGAAAAAAAAAGAGTTTATAGAATCGTTGGAAACTATTTTATCTGAAAAAAAATCTATTTATATTGTAGATATTTCTGGATTAAATGCTAAAGAAGTTTTTCATTTAAGAAAAAGCCTACTTGAGGCTCAAGTAAAGATACAGTTAGTAAAAAATACCTTACTAAAAAAAGCTCTGAAAAAAAATTTTAATCCGTTTTATAATTTACTTAAGGGAGGAACAGCTTTGATTTCGGCAGAACCTGGGAATAAAACAATAAGAATAATGAAAAATTTTCGTACCCAACTTCTTTTAAAAGGGGCTTATGTGGAGGAATCCTTTTACATAGGGGATGAAAATTTTGAAGTATTGGCTAACATTAAATCCAGGGAGGAATTACTCAAAGAAGCCCTAAATCTTTTACAAACCCCTTTAAAAAGCTTACTTTCTATAATCCAATCTGGAGTATCTAGTATTCTTCATTTTCTAGCACATTTAGTTTAA